A stretch of the Candidatus Jettenia sp. AMX2 genome encodes the following:
- a CDS encoding ABC transporter ATP-binding protein, with protein sequence MIRTENLIKNYSSHVSHKVHALQGISIKIPKNSFTVFKGPSGSGKTTLLNIIGTLDRPTEGKVFLYEEDITSFSDIALSRLRREKIGFIFQDFHLIPRLMSWENVSYPLIPAGTGTKERFERAKVLLDKVGIGDRLDHTPEELSGGQQQRVAIARALINNPEIIIADEPTSNIDEETGEHIFEYLTELKASGKTILVATHDSRFEKIADEILILKNGKIDLPSTDY encoded by the coding sequence ATGATAAGAACTGAAAACCTTATTAAAAACTACAGCAGTCATGTAAGCCACAAAGTACATGCCCTACAGGGCATCAGCATAAAAATCCCAAAAAACAGTTTCACGGTATTCAAGGGTCCTTCCGGCTCCGGGAAAACTACCCTGCTAAATATCATAGGTACACTGGACAGACCCACAGAGGGAAAGGTATTCCTGTATGAAGAAGATATTACCTCGTTTTCAGACATTGCCCTTTCCCGGTTGCGGCGGGAAAAGATTGGCTTTATCTTTCAGGATTTCCATCTCATCCCGCGTCTTATGAGCTGGGAAAATGTCTCTTATCCCCTTATTCCGGCAGGAACAGGTACAAAGGAACGTTTCGAAAGGGCAAAGGTACTTCTGGATAAGGTAGGCATTGGTGACAGGCTGGATCATACGCCGGAAGAACTCAGCGGGGGCCAGCAGCAGCGGGTTGCTATTGCACGCGCATTGATAAACAACCCGGAAATTATTATTGCCGATGAGCCTACCTCGAATATCGACGAAGAAACAGGAGAACATATTTTTGAGTATTTAACCGAACTCAAGGCTTCGGGAAAAACAATCCTCGTCGCTACCCATGACAGCCGTTTTGAGAAAATCGCAGATGAAATTTTAATATTAAAAAATGGTAAAATTGACTTACCATCTACTGACTATTAG